Part of the Haliaeetus albicilla chromosome 28, bHalAlb1.1, whole genome shotgun sequence genome, GGTCCCAGCACCCCTTCAGCCCCTCGGAGCCGCCGTGCCGCAGCAGCGCcagtctccagctccccacagccctgcccggcCGCGGCCCCACTGCACCGGGGAGGTGCCCAGTGCCCGGGACTGGGACTGGGGCTGTGTCTGACCCCAGAGCCTCTCACCGGGCCTGATCCTGACCCCACCTGCAGACCGACGTCCTGGCCTGGCCTGTGTGCGTGCGGGAGAGAGACGAGGTTTGTGAcaaattaaaagttaaaatgaGCAGGCAAATTCATTGCATTTTgaacaggttttgtttcttcccctgcAAAATTAGATGAATCATCTCTGAACCATTTTTCTGCTGACAGGAAATGATGAGAATTAACATATATAGCTGGGCCTCAGCAGGAGGAGGGTGGAAAACATGAACCAGACAAAAATTGGAGGATCCAAGTAActacatttttaagaaatgtggAGAAGTGACTCTCAGTTCTTCCACCTCCAAAATGGGGATGGGCTTTACGCGTTTGGGAAAGGTGTGGCAATGTGAAATGAATAACTGCAGTGCAGTTAGATACTCCTGTGGAAAAGtcagaaggaaggggaggaaaaggagcaaACAGTTCAGGAAGAATTATCCTCAGTATATGTACAAACAGCTGAACACTGAATCTCTGTAAGGTGCTTTTCCTAGGACTTATAATGTCATCTATGGTGGCCACTATGCTTTGTCACCTAGTGACAGGTTAAGTATCGCAAAAGGGACATGCAATAAATGGAGAATTACCTTAATCTTGCAAAAATTGCTGTTGTCTTGCAGGCATTAAGTTTAGTTTGGATTACTATGTATTTTTTCAAGTTAGTGGGCATATATTACTGGTTATAATAATCTATACTTTTTCATGCTGGCTGCGAAGTGCTCTATAGAGGCTTTCAGATCTAGCCCTGCAGTCTGAGCTGGCTCACATTGGTAGCACCAGTAAAAAATGTTCTGTAGGATTTGCTGGCAAATCTTTGTTACTCTATCAGATATCTCTGTTCATTCTGACAGACCATGTAGAGACGGGCAACGTGGAATACCACTGAGGTCCTGTTGTTCTTGCGGGTCTCCTCGTCTAAGGTGAGGCAGCAAAACTTGCTGTAATTGTGATGGCAAATGCATAAGAGGGAGGGAGAATCTCTCCCAGCAAGTGTCCTCCCTATCTGCTCCCTTTCTGTGTCTGCGTTGCAGGGAAATGTGTACTACTTCCATGTATCCTAATTAAGCCTGATCATGACTACAATAATGACTTCTGGGGCATAACTTCAGGCTTTTCGTGCTGCTAATCACACAAGGAATAGTAGTatttgggggaggagggcaaATTGTCCTTGTGTATTCACTACTGAATGAGGTGACACTCTTCAGCTCTCCTCCTatgccttgatttttttctggtacTTCTGCATCCTCCCCCTAATACACATGGCTTGACTGCTTGTGACATGGTCATGAGACTATATTGTCTTCTTAACAATAAGGGAAGGCAATAATGGAGTAAACACATAAGTGGGAAATcaaataaatagaaacatttaaaataattacaaaaaccAGCTTCAGGGCCATTTAACATTTGATGGAGATTGACAGCCTCAAAAGAGGAGTAAGACAAGGACTACAACAATGCGCTACAGTGCTGCTCTGGCACATGTTGAGAGGCTTTTCCTCAGGAGACGGTTGGTGTTGTAGTTATCACTGCTATACAAGATTTAGACATACAGCTGTATTCCATCTGACTGTGTGTGTGTAAGGAAACAGTCTTGAAAATATCAAATTACAGACTAGAGGAAAATGTGCTATTGTGCTGCATTATTACTCTTGCAAAATAAGAGTTGCAGAAAATGGGGGAAATCGTTTTATTGTGAGGTAGAAAGGCTTCTGTCCCAACCCCAGTATTGGCATTGCCCCAGTTTTGGCATTGGTAATGTGAAAAGAATTGGTGAGTATAAAAAGATTCAGCTTACAGACACTGTAACAAGTTTAGTTTTTAAAGGACATCAGGGCTTTTACCAGACCTAGGTGGGATGGAGCAGACATACAGTCATCCACCTGATTTCATGAAACATTAGGAGACATTAATAATTTCACTATTCAATTCTTTATGCCCCCTATTACTATATGAAGTAAATGTGTTACAGTCAAGTTCTCTTGCCTTCGTAGAATTCCCAGTGAACATTGCTCTATAAACCAGCCCACTTCCAACACAACTTTGAAAGCCCAGACCCAGATTTGCTGAATTTGCCATCTTATTTACCTTCCCTGTCTCAGGGATAACTCCTCAGCTAGAAGACCTCAATAATGAGGAAAAGTTAGAAAGGAAACATaagtgggagagaaaaatatgtttattttcctgaagtCCTTTTAACCATAAATATACGAGGAAAGGTCAAACTGCCTATATGAAGTTTTAAAGAATGGGACTTTGTGAATTAATTGAAGATGAAGGGTCACCCAAAATCTTCAAGAAGTTCATTTGCCTTCCCTGTAGTGGAATCAGAAAGAGGAGTGAAGTGATATTTTTCCACTCACAGATCTTGTGTTTCGTTGAAATAGTGAAGTTGATCATCTGGTCAGCGTCATATGTAAACAGTGCAAGTGCAGTTTGTATACATCAGGTACAAATGCAGCAATATGATGGTGCTAAACTGGCTGATGGCCATTAAACTTCAAAGTAAATGAATTAGGAGCTCCTGCCAGAGACACGAAAATATATACAACATTTTAGCTGATAAGGACGTCTGCATGCTAATAGAGTAGTCACCATGTTGTGAAAAATCACtttgtgctgcagctgaagaTTTTATGTACAGAAGCTGCTGTGACTTGATCTGTAACCTGGAAAAAGAGCAGTGAGCAAAACCTGCAATTTTTCTTCCTAGCTTGGCAGCAAAATATGAATAAAGTGGTGCTTTCACATCTCTTGCAGACTCAAtctctgccattttttttccccgtgtAACTGAATCATACCAACAGATTTTACAGAAACAACACTGTGTGCTTTATTTAGAGTGTGGTCTGTTTCTGTATGCCAGAGACTTACATGAAGCTCAGTGATTTGACACAGACCTCTTCATCTTTGGTCTTCGTGTCCCAATTTATTGCATTAACATTAGAGAGCATTTTGCTATGGTAACAGCAGCAAAGAGTTGCAGAGAAAGTAGCCCATTCTCACGTAAATAAAGTATACGCTGTCTATTATTTCACGCACAGCCTCTGGAAACTTTAGCTTTGGAAGCACGGGTCAAAAAAAATCCCTCGCTGAGTGTTCCGCTGTAGCCAGAGGTAAAAATCTCGGTAAGAGAAGCGGAGGCACGGCTTGTGGGAGTTTGTGCTACCTCACTCTCTTTGAAAccattatattttaaagaatgacaCTCTAACTGTTCACTTTATTCGCTAATGTGACAAAGACCTTCTGAAGATTAACACTGGCTTTCCTGTCTCTCGTTAACTTTGAAGGAGAATTTctaatttacaaagaaaaacaaaactttcGCGCTCTCAAGCTCCGTTCGGTTCCAGGACTCGGGATTTATGGTCCCCTCCCTACCCAAACCCCACTCTTTTCGCGACAGGACACCGACGGGCGAAAATAGGCACTTCCACGGCCTCTTACATGTAGGAAAGGGGCAACTTGGtgacagaaaaaatagaaaaaaaaccgTTTATTATCCCCGAAGAAACACAAGCCGGAGCGCGGggcgccggccggcggcggggcggggcggggcgggcggcacCAATCAGCGCCCGCCGCGCTCCTATAAATaggggcgccgccgccgccgctacCCAGTGCTGCCCGCGCCGCCGTCATGGCAGAGaccgcgcccgccgccgcgcccgctgccgccgccccggcccccgccgccaaGAAGCCCAAGAAGGCGGCGGGCGGTTCCAAAGCCCGCAAGCCGGCGGGCCCCAGCGTTACCGAGCTGATCACCAAGGCCGTGTCCGCTTCCAAGGAGCGCAAGGGGCTCTCGCTCGCCGCGCTGAAGAAGGCGCTGGCCGCCGGCGGCTACGACGTGGAGAAGAACAACAGCCGCATCAAGCTGGGGCTCAAGAGCTTGGTCAGCAAGGGTACCTTGGTGCAGACTAAGGGTATTGGTGCGTCTGGGTCTTTTCGCCTTAGTAAGAAACCCggtgaagtaaaagaaaaagcgCCCAAGAAGCGGGCAGCCGCCGCCAAGCCCAAGAAGCCGGCAGCCAAGAAGCCCGCCGGCGCCGCCAAGAAGCCCAAGAAAGCGGTGACAGCGAAGAAGAGCCCCAAGAAAGCGAAGAAGCCGGCGGTCACCGCGGCCAAGAAAGCGGCCAAGAGCCCCAAGAAGGCGACCAAGGGTGCCAAGCCCAAAAAAGCGGCTGCAGCGGCGAAGAGCCCGGCCAAGGCGAAGGCGGTGAAGCCCAAAGCAGCCAAGCCCAAGGCGGCCAAGCCCAAAGCGGCTAAGGCGAAGAAGGCGGCGCCCAAGAAGAAGTAAGCCCCCGTGGAAGAAATCTCTTGCTCCGCTCTTACACCAACGGCTCTTTTAAGAGCCACCCAAATTTTCTCAAAAAGGGCTGAAACGCTGTAGCTACCAGCCGGTTAGGGAGGTGTTCGGGGAATGGTAGTGCACTGGTGAAGGCGCTTGGTGTCAGTTTAGCGACAGGCAGAGCAGCGAATCTCAGGGCGGCTTTCAAAGCTCCTTTCCGCTGAGCCGGGGAGAGCAGCGCAGCGCGCTGGCGGCTTTGGAAAGCCCGCACGGCGCGGGGATTGGCTGCGGCTGCGGAAGGGCCGGGCGGCTTCGGGGGAGCCCCGTGAGCACCGCCCCGCCCCCGGGACGGGGTAGGGAAGCGGTGCGGGGTCGGGGGGAGTGctggtgtgtgtgggggtgtgcACAGCCTGGGACCCCGCAGCTGATGCGGATGTTTAGCCGCAGCCGTTTCGAAACGTGCGGCGGCTTTTTGCGACTCTTTGAATTTAATGAAGTTCAAGCTCTTTTACTGAATTTGTTGGTGGCTCTGAAAAGAGCCTTTGGGTTTCTGTGGGAAAAGGTTCCCGGGCGGTGTTCTTCAGCGCTTACTTGGCTTTAGCCTTGTGGCTGTCGGTCTTCTTGGGCAGCAGCACGGCCTGGATGTTGGGCAGCACCCCGCCCTGCGCGATGGTCACCTTGCCCAGCAGCTTGTTGAGCTCCTCGTCGTTGCGGATGGCCAGCTGCAGGTGCCGGGGGATGATGCGCGTCTTCTTGTTGTCGCGGGCCGCGTTGCCCGCCAGCTCCAGGATCTCGGCCGTCAGGTACTCCAGCACGGCCGCCAGGTACACCGGGGCGCCGGCGCCCACCCGCTCCGCGTAGTTGCCCTTGCGCAGCAGCCGGTGCACGCGGCCCACGGGGAACTGCAGCCCGGCCCGCGACGAGCGCGACTTGGCCTTGGCCCGCGCCTTCCCGCCCTGCTTCCCGCGGCCGGACATCGCAGCAACTCAGCACCAAGAGCCGTACGGAAATAAAAACAGCCCCGCGACTCGCCCTTATATCCCCTCTCAGCGAAAGGAGCGAGTTTCGATAGGCTGAGACGGCGACAATGCGAAAACAGCCAATGGGAGGTCGGATTGAATTCTAACCAATGGCGATGAACTTCGGAGACCTATGACTAAATACTCCCTCGGCCAATAAAAACTAAGGCTAGAAGAACCCGTAATTTGCATACAGTTGCTATAAAAGGAGGGCGCTCACGCTGACTTTCACTCTacgatcttttttttttgtagtagaGACGTAGTGAAAAATTGATTGTAATGCCCGAGCCGGCCAAGTCCGCCCCCGCGCCCAAGAAGGGCTCCAAGAAAGCCGTCACCAAGACGCAGAAGAAGGGTGATAAGAAACGGCGCAAGAGCCGCAAGGAGAGCTACTCGATCTACGTGTACAAGgtgctgaagcaggtgcacccCGACACGGGTATCTCGTCCAAGGCCATGGGCATCATGAACTCCTTCGTCAACGACATCTTCGAGCGCATCGCCGGCGAGGCCTCGCGCCTGGCGCACTACAACAAGCGCTCCACCATCACCTCGCGGGAGATCCAGACGGCCGTGCGGCTCCTGCTGCCCGGCGAGCTGGCCAAGCACGCCGTCTCCGAGGGCACCAAGGCCGTCACCAAGTACACCAGCTCCAAATAAGCTCTCTGTGCACTCTGTGCCAGAGCTGCTCGACCCAAAGGCTCTTTTAAGAGCCACCCATCTTTTCAGTAAAAGAGCTGATGCTGTGGTGATTTGTTCTTAGCTGTCTCAGGGATGAGAGATATAACGGTGTGGAAGCGCTGCCGGTTGTAAGGAACCGAGCGTATGTGCCTGTTTGCCGTAATCGCAGTGTTCTACGTGTGTTTCTCGGTGGAGCAGAGAACACTCACGAGTCTCTGAAAACACCCCGGGAGCCCGTTTCACTTTCGCGTCCGGGTTGGGGGCGGTTGAGCAGTGAAACGGACGAGGTAGGTGTTCTCTTTAAGTGCCCGAATCAAGCGTGTTCTGGATAGGCAGTGCTTGCTCTTTTTCCCTGTGAGGCACTCTAAGGGAACAGGGATACATCGAAAGCACAGACGGATCAAGATGActgtatgctttctttttttttctttttattccccGCAACAAAAAGCTTCAGGCTGGACCTGCACCCCGCACCCCCCCGACACACACCCCGTTTAGCGTTCTCGCGGTCGACCGGGGGAAGCAAACCGGAGCGCTGCACGGCGTTCTCGCCCCCGAACGGCGCAGCCCCGCCTGTGGCCCCGAGCGCggtgtcccccgtcccccccccccccccccccgcgcccttCCCCGGATCTCGCCCGCTTCTCCCTCCGCCGCCCTGTTCCGCCGCGCCCCGTAAGTCCGGCGgcccgcgggggcggcgggcgggaggaCCCGGCGCCACCGCCTCCGCCGGGCTCGGTCCGACCTGAGTGAGGACTGCACGGCGCTGCCCAGCGGGCGGGCctggcgcggcgcggcgcggctcCCGAGAGGGCGGTGATTGGTCGCGGCGGCGCTCGCCGCTCGGAGCCCGTCCTCGCTTCACCAAGGCGCGCTCCCCCGGAGAGAGCCGGCCGCCCTTAAGACGGGGCGGGGGAGCAGCCAGGGGACGTTCGCCTCACGCCAAACGCCGGCAGTGCCCTGCAGCGTTCCTGCCGCAGCTCTGCACCGCACGCGGTTACCGAGTGGCAGGACAGGGCGAGCGCTCGGGGGAGAAGGAGGCTGCCGTGCGGAGGAGCCTTTGGCAGCGGTCCCCATGCCGGgggaacggggcgggggggggcgtgAGTGGGAGCGCGTCGGGAAGAGGCCGAGTCCGAGGCACGGGCGGCGGGGCCCTGCTACACCGGTCACTGCGGTGGTTCCTGCCACCTCCCCGCCTCGCAAACCGCTCGCTGCTCGTGGGGACGGTCCGCGCATATCTGCTCAGGCAGCGAGGGAGCCGGCGCTCCAGCGTTTTCTGGGGGGCCGGAAAAGAgcaaggggccgggccggggcaggCCGTGGCGAGAGGGGCAAGGACAGGCGGGTTCGGCGGAGGGGTCGGGCCGGGAAAAGGGCGGGTTTCCCGCCGTCGGGGGCCGGCTTGTCGCATGCTCGCGTCGCCCAATGGCAGCCGGCCTCGCGCGGACGGCCAATCGGCAGGGAGCTTCGGCTATAAAtaccgccgccgccggcggcacGGTGCGGAGTCCGGCGGGCGAGAGCGCGTGACGTTGAGTGCGGAGCCATGGCGCGTACGAAGCAGACGGCGCGTAAGTCGACGGGCGGGAAGGCGCCCCGCAAGCAGCTGGCCACCAAGGCGGCCCGCAAGAGCGCGCCGGCCACGGGCGGCGTGAAGAAGCCGCACCGCTACCGGCCCGGCACGGTGGCGCTGCGCGAGATCCGGCGCTACCAGAAGTCGACGGAGCTGCTGATCCGCAAGCTGCCCTTCCAGCGCCTGGTGCGGGAGATCGCGCAGGACTTCAAGACCGACCTGCGCTTCCAGAGCTCGGCCGTGATGGCGCTGCAGGAGGCGAGCGAGGCCTACCTGGTGGGGCTCTTCGAGGACACCAACCTCTGCGCCATCCACGCCAAGCGCGTCACCATCATGCCCAAGGACATCCAGCTGGCCCGCCGCATCCGCGGCGAGCGCGCCTGAGCCTCCCGCCGCAGCCCCTCCCCGGTTCCAGCAGGCACCGAAGCAGCCTACGCAGACCCAAAGGCTCTTTTAAGAGCCACTACGTCCACAATAAAAGAGCTGTTAGCACTTCGTGTGTATCCTCAGTGTAAATACATTATTACCAAAACGCGGCCGAATTTTCAGCTTCAAACCCCTGTCGAAATTTCATTGAAAGCGAATTTAAATCCCTCTGCAATTTGGAAAACAGTACACCATTACTACTTTTTAGTTCATTATTACACTAAAAGAGACAGAATAATGatgacaatgaaaataattagactattttgatttaaaaaccaAGAGCATTAACAGCTCCTTTATTGTGCGTGTAGTGGCTCTTAAAAGAGCCTTTGGGTCTGCATAGGCTGCCTCGGTGCCTGCTGGAACCGGGGAGGGGCTGTGGCGGGAGGCTCAGGCGCGCTCGCCGCGGATGCGGCGGGCCAGCTGGATGTCCTTGGGCATGATGGTGACGCGCTTGGCGTGGATGGCGCAGAGGTTGGTGTCCTCGAAGAGCCCCACCAGGTAGGCCTCGCTCGCCTCC contains:
- the LOC138682422 gene encoding histone H1.10-like — protein: MAETAPAAAPAAAAPAPAAKKPKKAAGGSKARKPAGPSVTELITKAVSASKERKGLSLAALKKALAAGGYDVEKNNSRIKLGLKSLVSKGTLVQTKGIGASGSFRLSKKPGEVKEKAPKKRAAAAKPKKPAAKKPAGAAKKPKKAVTAKKSPKKAKKPAVTAAKKAAKSPKKATKGAKPKKAAAAAKSPAKAKAVKPKAAKPKAAKPKAAKAKKAAPKKK
- the LOC138682424 gene encoding histone H2A-IV → MSGRGKQGGKARAKAKSRSSRAGLQFPVGRVHRLLRKGNYAERVGAGAPVYLAAVLEYLTAEILELAGNAARDNKKTRIIPRHLQLAIRNDEELNKLLGKVTIAQGGVLPNIQAVLLPKKTDSHKAKAK
- the LOC138682425 gene encoding histone H2B 5; amino-acid sequence: MPEPAKSAPAPKKGSKKAVTKTQKKGDKKRRKSRKESYSIYVYKVLKQVHPDTGISSKAMGIMNSFVNDIFERIAGEASRLAHYNKRSTITSREIQTAVRLLLPGELAKHAVSEGTKAVTKYTSSK
- the LOC138682423 gene encoding histone H3, producing MARTKQTARKSTGGKAPRKQLATKAARKSAPATGGVKKPHRYRPGTVALREIRRYQKSTELLIRKLPFQRLVREIAQDFKTDLRFQSSAVMALQEASEAYLVGLFEDTNLCAIHAKRVTIMPKDIQLARRIRGERA